A genome region from Streptomyces xanthophaeus includes the following:
- a CDS encoding GDSL-type esterase/lipase family protein — translation MTESRTHTLFSFGTLMDERVQTALFGGAVPTSPASLAGYTTRPLKITDPAVIAASGLDVHLILERRLGASVEGAVLHLTDGELAAADAYEVDDYTRRRVVLSSGESTWAYLDAKPLRPAERIVIVGDSIAYGRCDPRGGWAGRLAAAHIAGNEAERRLFNLAVPGSTLADVGEQTPALLAARRPDTLLVAAGINDSAVPLAAAEATADAHAGGAADFTQLTACLDALAATALGHNARLVVAGPSWLDEDRTRDYEGLRFTRARALALRAFLRSWCEANHIDHLDLWEPLRERTDLLVDGLHPSAEGHRALYEHLDAIAR, via the coding sequence GTGACCGAATCACGCACACACACCCTCTTCTCCTTCGGCACGCTGATGGACGAGCGGGTCCAGACCGCTCTCTTCGGCGGAGCCGTGCCCACCTCACCGGCGTCGCTGGCCGGTTACACCACCCGGCCCCTGAAGATCACCGATCCGGCGGTGATCGCGGCCAGCGGGCTGGACGTGCATCTGATCCTGGAGCGCAGGCTCGGCGCCTCGGTCGAAGGCGCCGTGTTGCACCTCACCGACGGGGAGCTCGCCGCGGCCGACGCCTACGAGGTCGACGACTACACCCGCCGGCGGGTGGTCCTCTCCTCCGGCGAGAGCACCTGGGCCTACCTGGACGCGAAGCCGCTGCGCCCGGCGGAGCGCATCGTCATCGTGGGCGACAGCATCGCCTACGGGCGCTGCGATCCGCGGGGCGGCTGGGCGGGCCGTCTGGCGGCCGCCCACATCGCCGGGAACGAGGCCGAACGCCGGCTCTTCAACCTGGCAGTGCCCGGCAGCACCCTCGCCGACGTCGGCGAGCAGACGCCCGCGCTGCTGGCGGCCCGCCGGCCCGACACCCTCCTGGTCGCCGCCGGAATCAACGACTCCGCCGTACCGCTCGCCGCCGCGGAGGCCACGGCGGACGCCCACGCCGGCGGAGCCGCCGACTTCACGCAGCTCACCGCCTGCCTCGACGCGCTGGCCGCCACCGCCCTCGGCCACAACGCCCGGCTCGTCGTCGCCGGGCCGTCCTGGCTCGACGAGGACCGCACCCGCGACTACGAGGGCCTGCGCTTCACCCGGGCGCGCGCACTGGCCCTGCGTGCCTTCCTCCGATCCTGGTGCGAGGCGAACCACATCGACCACCTCGACCTGTGGGAGCCGCTGCGCGAGCGGACCGACCTGCTCGTCGACGGCCTGCACCCCAGCGCCGAAGGGCACCGGGCGCTCTACGAGCACCTCGACGCGATCGCCCGCTGA
- a CDS encoding nitrilase-related carbon-nitrogen hydrolase has translation MTSYALLTSFGSPLGSPGRTQPGEREPLRVGLVQMRWYADAAEHDNRLREGVALAAGQGATVVCLPELTRSPYFCNTDDPMADGAARYLEDVETGPTVALAAELATELGITVHASLYERAEDGGLGYNTAVCVDSDGKLIARTRKNHIPAFPGYREDLCFRPGDSGFPVVAHEGARFGFPTCWDEWFPELARAYSLAGAEILVHPTAIGSEVDLPGFDTRPMWEHAISANGLANALFMIVPNRVGTEGRSTFYGSSFISDPYGRIMLRAPRDREAVLVADLDLDQRRDWLEFGLMRTRRPGLYGSLTERLAVPGAQALS, from the coding sequence GTGACCTCGTACGCGCTCCTCACCTCCTTCGGATCCCCGCTCGGCTCGCCGGGCCGCACCCAGCCCGGCGAACGCGAACCGCTGCGCGTCGGCCTCGTCCAGATGCGCTGGTACGCCGATGCCGCCGAGCACGACAACCGGCTCCGCGAGGGCGTCGCCCTGGCCGCCGGGCAGGGCGCCACGGTCGTCTGCCTCCCGGAACTCACCCGCAGCCCCTACTTCTGCAACACCGACGACCCCATGGCCGACGGCGCCGCCCGTTACCTGGAGGACGTGGAGACGGGCCCCACCGTCGCCCTCGCCGCGGAACTCGCCACCGAGCTCGGCATCACCGTCCACGCCTCCCTCTACGAGCGCGCCGAGGACGGCGGCCTCGGCTACAACACCGCCGTCTGCGTGGACTCCGACGGCAAGCTGATAGCCCGGACCCGCAAGAACCACATCCCCGCCTTCCCCGGCTACCGCGAGGACCTGTGCTTCCGCCCCGGCGACAGCGGCTTCCCCGTCGTCGCCCACGAGGGAGCCCGCTTCGGCTTCCCCACCTGCTGGGACGAGTGGTTCCCGGAGCTCGCCCGCGCCTACTCCCTGGCCGGCGCCGAGATCCTCGTCCACCCCACGGCCATCGGCTCCGAGGTGGACCTGCCGGGCTTCGACACCCGGCCGATGTGGGAGCACGCCATCAGCGCGAACGGCCTGGCCAACGCCCTCTTCATGATCGTGCCCAACCGGGTGGGCACCGAGGGCCGTTCCACCTTCTACGGCTCCTCCTTCATCTCCGACCCCTACGGCCGGATCATGCTGCGCGCCCCGCGCGACCGCGAGGCCGTCCTCGTCGCCGACCTCGACCTCGACCAGCGCCGGGACTGGCTGGAGTTCGGCCTCATGCGCACCCGCCGCCCCGGGCTCTACGGCAGCCTCACCGAACGGCTGGCCGTACCCGGAGCCCAGGCCCTGTCGTGA
- a CDS encoding DUF6056 family protein, which yields MSTASTEGNRRFVRRLLPVAGGALVAAAGALIAVGCFLGLYVRPTSDDWCAAWKSRDLGVLGITHDFYATQNGRITNAFLSGIVYGDGLAGMKILPTVIAIAFTIGLVLLGIRFLRCLGVEPPVLLLTAAALAVQAVIYYGGTRSYQVLLWAPATISHTIPSVIGVWALLLGIWTVRQPRAALRAGGFAAAFLIGFVIGTLSESFSLVSGLLAACVGLLAVPRLGLARTWHPFTWCLLWCAGVVCGLIVLTTSPGARWRRAQQPPKDSMLSAGELRGTYEDWLHMWDTVTGQWAYLGAAAVGVLLGLGAGLAAPVPAPGKRESGPAVPRKMLVALLLLPVLVVVLGSFAVVVGLRSGYGPSGWTYARTWTNYLVPMELALCAYGVLLGVWARRYLARRGAAVALPAGIVIAAGLTLASLAVLVPSVKQLTTATVTRAVAWDAQNSRIRTEAAAGATDLGYRPMYIGSLAEPFFTSDYQRDWVAACVSTWYGIERIHRL from the coding sequence ATGAGCACTGCTTCGACCGAGGGGAATCGCCGGTTCGTCCGCAGGCTCCTGCCGGTCGCGGGCGGCGCCCTCGTGGCGGCGGCCGGAGCCCTGATCGCCGTCGGCTGCTTCCTCGGCCTCTACGTCCGGCCCACCTCGGACGACTGGTGCGCCGCCTGGAAGTCCCGAGATCTGGGCGTCCTCGGCATCACCCACGACTTCTACGCCACCCAGAACGGCCGGATCACCAACGCCTTCCTGAGCGGCATCGTCTACGGCGACGGACTCGCCGGCATGAAGATCCTTCCGACCGTCATAGCCATCGCCTTCACCATCGGCCTGGTCCTGCTCGGGATCCGGTTCCTGCGGTGCCTCGGGGTGGAACCCCCGGTGCTGCTCCTGACCGCCGCCGCCCTGGCCGTCCAGGCCGTGATCTACTACGGCGGCACGCGCAGCTATCAAGTCCTGCTGTGGGCACCGGCCACGATCTCCCACACCATCCCGAGCGTCATCGGAGTATGGGCTCTGCTGCTGGGCATCTGGACCGTCCGCCAGCCGCGGGCCGCCCTACGCGCGGGCGGCTTCGCCGCGGCGTTCCTCATCGGGTTCGTGATCGGCACCCTGAGCGAGTCGTTCTCCCTCGTCAGCGGCCTCCTCGCGGCCTGCGTGGGACTGCTGGCCGTGCCCCGCCTCGGGCTGGCACGCACCTGGCATCCGTTCACCTGGTGTCTGCTCTGGTGCGCCGGGGTCGTCTGCGGGCTGATCGTGCTCACCACGTCCCCCGGCGCCCGGTGGCGCCGTGCCCAGCAGCCGCCCAAGGATTCCATGCTCTCCGCGGGCGAACTCCGGGGCACCTACGAGGACTGGCTGCACATGTGGGACACCGTCACCGGCCAGTGGGCCTACCTGGGGGCCGCCGCCGTCGGCGTCCTGCTGGGCCTGGGGGCCGGGCTCGCGGCGCCCGTGCCGGCGCCGGGGAAACGGGAGTCGGGCCCGGCCGTCCCGCGGAAGATGCTGGTCGCCCTGCTGTTGCTGCCGGTGCTCGTGGTGGTGCTGGGATCCTTCGCGGTGGTGGTGGGGCTGCGCAGCGGCTACGGACCGAGCGGCTGGACCTACGCCCGTACCTGGACGAACTACCTCGTACCGATGGAACTGGCGCTGTGCGCCTACGGCGTCCTGCTGGGGGTGTGGGCCCGCCGGTACCTGGCGCGCCGGGGGGCCGCCGTGGCCCTGCCGGCGGGCATCGTGATCGCGGCCGGACTGACGCTCGCCTCGCTGGCCGTCCTCGTCCCGAGCGTCAAGCAGCTCACCACCGCCACGGTCACCCGCGCGGTGGCCTGGGACGCCCAGAACTCCCGTATCCGGACGGAAGCGGCCGCGGGTGCCACCGACCTCGGATACCGGCCCATGTACATCGGGAGCCTGGCTGAACCCTTCTTCACGTCCGACTACCAGCGGGACTGGGTCGCGGCCTGTGTCTCCACCTGGTACGGCATCGAGCGGATCCACCGCCTCTGA
- a CDS encoding molybdopterin molybdotransferase MoeA translates to MPPTTAPTLAPAPAPDPDPVSAASASRAPARPPVVSWARARILAHGAARPLPARTVPLCDAAGLTLADGLPTLRPLPGFDTAAMDGYAVSGTGPWRVRAAVRAGAPWAGVLGAAECVEISTGAEVPAGARAVLPLESAVTTDDGRVSGPVPPPGRHIRRTGEDAPAGRRLAPAGTRIGPALLGLAAACGHDTLLVRPRPRVGVLVTGDELDHAGVPGPGRVRDALGPLLPALVAELGGETEEVRYVPDRPGGRLSGAVHAVRGAEIVVVTGSTSVGATDQLRRLLEDTGARMVVDTVACRPGHPMLLAELAPDRWVVGLPGNPYAALVAARTLLGPLIAGLSGRGLGALPHVPVHGRARPAPGLTRLVPVAWDGARARITEGHGAASLQGAAVGDALAAIPPDWTDGAPAPLVLTAG, encoded by the coding sequence ATGCCTCCGACGACCGCGCCTACCCTCGCGCCCGCACCCGCCCCCGATCCCGACCCCGTGTCCGCCGCCTCCGCTTCCAGGGCCCCGGCACGGCCGCCCGTGGTGTCCTGGGCGCGGGCCCGGATCCTGGCCCACGGCGCGGCGCGCCCGCTGCCCGCCCGTACGGTCCCCCTGTGCGACGCGGCCGGACTCACCCTGGCCGACGGCCTGCCCACCCTGCGGCCGCTCCCGGGCTTCGACACGGCCGCGATGGACGGCTACGCGGTGTCCGGCACCGGCCCCTGGCGGGTACGGGCCGCCGTCCGCGCGGGCGCGCCCTGGGCGGGCGTACTCGGCGCGGCGGAGTGCGTGGAGATCTCCACCGGGGCCGAGGTACCGGCCGGGGCCCGCGCCGTGCTGCCGCTGGAGTCGGCGGTGACCACGGACGACGGCCGGGTGTCCGGCCCCGTGCCGCCGCCGGGCCGGCACATCCGGCGCACCGGCGAGGACGCCCCCGCGGGCCGTCGTCTCGCCCCGGCGGGCACCAGGATCGGCCCCGCGCTGCTCGGGCTCGCCGCCGCCTGCGGCCATGACACGCTGCTGGTCCGGCCGCGCCCCCGGGTCGGCGTACTGGTCACCGGGGACGAGCTGGACCACGCGGGTGTTCCCGGCCCGGGCCGGGTGCGCGACGCCCTCGGTCCGCTGCTCCCGGCACTGGTCGCCGAACTCGGCGGTGAGACCGAAGAGGTGCGGTACGTCCCCGACCGGCCGGGCGGGCGTCTGTCCGGGGCCGTGCACGCGGTGCGGGGCGCCGAAATCGTCGTGGTCACCGGCTCCACCTCCGTCGGTGCCACCGACCAGCTGCGCCGGCTGCTGGAGGATACCGGGGCGCGGATGGTCGTCGACACCGTCGCCTGCCGGCCCGGCCACCCCATGCTGCTCGCCGAACTGGCCCCGGACCGCTGGGTGGTGGGGCTGCCGGGCAACCCGTACGCCGCCCTGGTCGCCGCCCGTACCCTGCTCGGCCCCCTGATCGCGGGTCTGTCCGGACGCGGCCTCGGTGCCCTGCCGCACGTTCCGGTGCACGGGCGGGCGCGGCCCGCCCCCGGACTGACCCGGCTGGTGCCCGTCGCCTGGGACGGCGCGCGGGCCCGGATCACCGAAGGGCACGGCGCCGCGTCCCTCCAGGGGGCCGCCGTCGGCGACGCCCTCGCCGCGATCCCCCCGGACTGGACGGACGGAGCTCCGGCCCCCCTGGTCCTGACGGCCGGCTGA
- a CDS encoding methyltransferase domain-containing protein, with product MAVVVMQPAAGQAPTAVSKVLAAAGLTSRTVPLADDAGPSADLAGVEGLIVLGAADPALLREALAAEVPVLALEPGTRLLVREAGAGPGARPDTAPGRPPVELTRAAGSDPLFAGAARPSPYLRPACDPLELPADAVVLASCDGYPEQAFRIGASAWGVRFLPQELPLDPWGEQLLGRFATLVAARAEHTATRTFFTRRADAWEERFAYQTPAYEAAIARLRLAPGGRAADLGCGTGRAMPALREQVGPRGQVLGVDLTPAMLAAAARHGRTRHGSLLAADCTRLPLAGACLDGIFSAGLLDHLPDPAAALDEWARITVADGVLLLFHPSGRAERAARHGRPLDPGDLLAEGNLRRALETTGWQLEEYEDAAGHFLARAVRRG from the coding sequence ATGGCGGTAGTCGTCATGCAGCCCGCGGCCGGGCAGGCTCCCACCGCCGTGAGCAAGGTGCTCGCCGCAGCGGGTCTGACCTCCCGGACCGTCCCGCTCGCGGACGATGCCGGCCCGTCCGCCGACCTCGCGGGGGTGGAGGGCCTGATCGTCCTGGGCGCCGCCGATCCGGCCCTCCTACGGGAAGCCCTCGCCGCGGAGGTGCCCGTACTGGCCCTGGAACCCGGCACCCGACTGCTGGTGCGGGAGGCGGGCGCCGGCCCGGGAGCCCGGCCCGACACCGCCCCCGGCCGCCCGCCGGTGGAACTCACCCGGGCCGCCGGCTCCGACCCGCTGTTCGCCGGGGCCGCCCGGCCCTCCCCGTACCTGCGGCCGGCCTGCGACCCCCTGGAACTGCCCGCCGACGCCGTGGTCCTGGCCTCCTGCGACGGGTACCCGGAGCAGGCGTTCCGGATCGGCGCCAGCGCCTGGGGCGTCCGCTTCCTGCCGCAGGAGCTCCCCCTGGACCCGTGGGGTGAGCAGCTCCTCGGCCGGTTCGCCACCCTGGTGGCCGCCCGCGCCGAACACACGGCCACCCGGACCTTCTTCACCCGCCGGGCCGACGCCTGGGAGGAGCGGTTCGCCTACCAGACCCCCGCCTACGAGGCGGCGATCGCCCGGCTGCGGCTGGCCCCCGGCGGGCGGGCCGCGGACCTCGGCTGCGGCACCGGCCGGGCCATGCCCGCGCTCCGGGAGCAGGTCGGACCCCGCGGCCAGGTGCTCGGCGTCGACCTCACCCCGGCCATGCTTGCCGCCGCCGCCCGGCACGGCCGCACCCGGCACGGGTCCCTCCTCGCCGCCGACTGCACCCGGCTCCCACTGGCCGGAGCCTGCCTGGACGGCATCTTCTCGGCGGGGCTGCTCGACCACCTCCCGGACCCGGCCGCCGCCCTGGACGAGTGGGCCCGCATCACCGTGGCCGACGGCGTCCTGCTGCTCTTCCACCCGTCGGGCCGGGCGGAGCGCGCCGCCCGGCACGGTCGCCCCCTCGACCCCGGCGACCTCCTCGCCGAGGGCAACCTCCGCCGGGCGCTGGAGACCACGGGCTGGCAGCTGGAGGAGTACGAGGACGCCGCCGGTCACTTCCTGGCCCGTGCGGTGCGGCGCGGCTGA
- the modA gene encoding molybdate ABC transporter substrate-binding protein gives MRFLLHLRQRRAAAGLLCAALLVPVLAACGGGSTSTSAAAAPTAASASGSVPAANLTVLAATSLTDVFKSIGAAYEKEHPGTKVIFSFAGSQELAAQVRQGAPADALVTADTRTMDGLKAETGTPTVIAKNELVIATAPGNPRKIDSLKDLSDPGLKVVLAAPEVPAGRYSQEILGRQNITVEPVSLEPNVRAVLSKVELGEADAGLVYRTDTTAAKGKVGSVGIPPDQNAVASYPAATLKAARNTAAADAFVQWLSSPEAQKILQEAGFQQP, from the coding sequence ATGCGATTCCTCCTGCACCTCCGACAGCGCCGGGCGGCCGCCGGCCTCCTCTGCGCCGCCCTCCTCGTTCCCGTCCTCGCCGCCTGCGGCGGTGGCAGCACCAGCACCTCCGCGGCCGCCGCACCGACCGCCGCCTCCGCGTCGGGCTCCGTACCGGCAGCGAACCTGACCGTGCTCGCCGCCACCTCCCTCACCGACGTGTTCAAGAGCATCGGGGCGGCGTACGAGAAGGAGCACCCGGGCACGAAGGTCATCTTCTCCTTCGCCGGATCGCAGGAGCTGGCCGCCCAGGTCAGGCAGGGGGCCCCGGCCGATGCCCTGGTCACCGCGGACACCAGGACGATGGACGGCCTCAAGGCGGAGACCGGGACCCCGACCGTGATCGCGAAGAACGAGCTCGTGATCGCCACCGCTCCGGGCAATCCGCGCAAGATCGACTCCCTGAAGGACCTGTCCGATCCCGGCCTGAAGGTCGTCCTGGCGGCTCCCGAGGTCCCCGCCGGGCGCTACAGCCAGGAGATCCTCGGCAGGCAGAACATCACCGTCGAACCGGTCTCGCTGGAGCCGAACGTACGGGCCGTGCTGTCCAAGGTGGAGCTGGGCGAAGCGGACGCCGGCCTCGTCTACAGGACGGACACGACCGCGGCCAAGGGGAAGGTCGGCTCGGTCGGGATCCCACCCGACCAGAACGCCGTCGCCTCCTACCCCGCCGCCACGCTGAAGGCCGCCAGGAACACCGCCGCCGCCGACGCCTTCGTCCAGTGGCTGTCCTCGCCGGAGGCCCAGAAGATCCTCCAGGAGGCGGGCTTCCAGCAGCCGTGA
- a CDS encoding LacI family DNA-binding transcriptional regulator gives MTPPAVTLLDVARAAGVSKSTVSDALQGSGRVAEATRDRVRAVAEELGYRPNSAARRLRRSSTGAVGLHLPQTATRLGYYMNLAFGAVQRAQEEGLDVVLLAPGGGASGPLASRVDGLLVIDPEVGDSAVPGLLDSGVPVVTGERYLGPSPTPAGAVVCDNAASLTALLDHVHDRGARRPALLAPEGTSAWAQALRETAAAWGTARRTEVTLHTVPFAATEADTDTATRRLLATDPGIDAVICAPDGAAPGTLRAAAGLGRTVGADLLVASCVDGTANRSANPPVTAVDLRPADYGRACAELLCDVLAGRAGPDTVRHHTWVLETRPSTTGSHR, from the coding sequence GTGACCCCACCTGCCGTGACCCTGCTCGATGTCGCCCGCGCCGCCGGCGTCTCCAAGAGCACCGTCTCCGACGCGCTCCAGGGCTCGGGGCGGGTCGCGGAAGCCACCCGGGACCGGGTCCGCGCGGTCGCCGAGGAGCTCGGCTACCGCCCCAACAGCGCCGCCCGCCGGCTGCGCCGCTCCAGCACCGGAGCCGTCGGGCTGCACCTGCCCCAGACCGCGACCCGGCTGGGCTACTACATGAATCTGGCCTTCGGAGCCGTCCAGCGCGCCCAGGAGGAAGGACTCGACGTCGTCCTGCTCGCCCCGGGCGGCGGCGCCTCCGGCCCGCTCGCCTCCCGGGTCGACGGCCTCCTCGTCATCGACCCCGAGGTCGGCGACAGCGCCGTCCCGGGGCTCCTCGACTCCGGCGTCCCCGTCGTCACCGGTGAGCGCTACCTCGGCCCCTCCCCCACCCCCGCCGGCGCGGTCGTCTGCGACAACGCCGCTTCCCTCACGGCCCTCCTCGACCACGTGCACGACCGCGGTGCCCGCCGCCCCGCCCTCCTCGCGCCCGAGGGCACCTCCGCCTGGGCCCAGGCCCTGCGCGAGACGGCCGCCGCCTGGGGTACCGCGCGCCGGACCGAAGTCACCCTGCACACCGTCCCGTTCGCGGCGACCGAGGCCGACACCGACACCGCCACCCGGCGGCTGCTCGCCACCGACCCCGGGATCGACGCCGTGATCTGCGCCCCCGACGGAGCGGCTCCCGGAACCCTGCGCGCCGCGGCCGGCCTCGGCCGCACGGTCGGCGCCGACCTCCTGGTCGCCTCCTGCGTCGACGGCACCGCGAACCGGAGCGCGAACCCGCCCGTGACGGCGGTCGACCTGCGCCCCGCCGACTACGGGCGGGCCTGCGCGGAACTCCTCTGCGACGTCCTCGCCGGCCGCGCCGGGCCCGACACCGTCCGCCACCACACCTGGGTCCTCGAAACCAGGCCGTCCACCACCGGATCCCACCGCTGA
- a CDS encoding S26 family signal peptidase — MGALDAVAGRVAGGATVEFRPTGSSMVPLIRSRQRVVVAPADPSKLKAGDIVLARVAGTVYLHLVSAVDPARKRVQISNNRGRVNGWTGHDRVFAICTAVDGVPRVGAADKTRAVQGLSRCVV, encoded by the coding sequence ATGGGTGCATTGGACGCAGTGGCCGGCAGGGTCGCCGGCGGAGCCACCGTGGAGTTCCGGCCGACCGGCTCCTCGATGGTCCCGTTGATACGAAGCCGTCAGCGGGTGGTGGTCGCTCCGGCCGACCCGTCGAAGCTGAAGGCCGGGGACATCGTCCTCGCCCGTGTCGCCGGGACGGTGTACCTGCACCTGGTGTCGGCCGTGGACCCGGCGAGGAAGCGGGTGCAGATCAGCAACAACCGGGGCCGGGTGAACGGCTGGACCGGCCACGACCGCGTCTTCGCTATCTGTACGGCGGTCGACGGTGTCCCCCGGGTGGGCGCCGCGGACAAGACGCGTGCGGTGCAGGGGCTTTCGCGATGCGTCGTCTGA
- a CDS encoding PIG-L family deacetylase gives MSLARRTRLAALLAALSVGTAGVTAWAYGHGTEHPQVAPEVLVTPSVTEGSALQIVAHPDDDLFFMNPDLSRSISTGIKVTTVYLTSGESDGRNEAHSPHLQDAAGPADRAAYAEARQNGIRAAYAQMATGDRASAWQRKSVPTAGGGSAEVDVLVARPQVNLVWMELREARSISGDNPESLRGLWDGRTPALGAQLTSGTPVKDWFSYTKDQTVAAIAGVFEAYRPTTIRTQDPTPGRAEGGGAFLDHQDHIYGARFVQAAVERYAKTTARPHFSVQNYVSYPNSSLPPTLDPQTAEEKLGYLKTYAWTDHQDWCGSPAGCGDRKTATRPTGAGWSQTIRYSRGDGTSWMTEGVSGRLWAFAALDGRMAYWSRSGPQALWQGPEFLSGDGIDSGAAAVRLWDGRIGVFATRTTLGATPQEYGREIVYAVQSTVDGGFGPWRSLGSPDTVDRSGTSAISGASVAVDPEGRMTVYVRDSRRTLRARAQETPGGDFGAWQALGGAGLQGDPVTATDASGRRHVYAATAGSVLAWVQPAPEAPFGDPVPTGLPQTTGALSVRPEGDGVRLFFRRPGIGTVATSLARADGPAPEFSPVAEAGGLGGYGAVGIAGDLLAGRAGAGTVGVAATDGPQPWQESQMLYTGAPAGVAEGAGTAVAAALGLDADLHVITTVPAGGATAPGSRTPAPWHRAVQPWTLAQAGRPGTTVAGGQPPR, from the coding sequence ATGTCCCTGGCCCGCCGCACCCGACTCGCGGCCCTGCTCGCCGCGCTCTCCGTCGGCACCGCCGGAGTGACGGCCTGGGCCTACGGACACGGGACCGAGCACCCGCAGGTGGCCCCCGAGGTGCTCGTCACCCCGAGCGTGACCGAGGGCTCCGCCCTGCAGATCGTCGCGCACCCCGACGACGACCTCTTCTTCATGAACCCCGACCTCAGCCGCTCCATATCGACGGGCATCAAGGTCACCACCGTCTACCTGACCTCCGGCGAGTCCGACGGCAGGAACGAGGCCCACAGCCCGCACCTGCAGGACGCGGCCGGTCCCGCCGACCGCGCCGCCTACGCGGAGGCCCGGCAGAACGGCATACGCGCCGCCTACGCGCAGATGGCCACCGGGGACCGCGCCAGCGCCTGGCAGCGCAAGTCCGTACCCACCGCCGGTGGCGGCAGCGCCGAGGTGGACGTCCTGGTCGCCCGGCCCCAGGTCAATCTCGTATGGATGGAGCTGCGCGAGGCCCGCAGCATCTCCGGGGACAACCCGGAGAGCCTCCGTGGCCTGTGGGACGGCCGGACCCCCGCCCTGGGTGCCCAGCTGACCTCCGGGACCCCGGTCAAGGACTGGTTCTCCTACACCAAGGACCAGACCGTGGCCGCCATCGCGGGCGTGTTCGAGGCGTACCGGCCGACGACGATACGGACCCAGGACCCGACCCCCGGCAGGGCGGAGGGCGGCGGCGCCTTCCTCGACCACCAGGACCACATCTACGGCGCCCGCTTCGTGCAGGCCGCCGTCGAGCGCTACGCCAAGACCACGGCCCGGCCGCACTTCTCGGTCCAGAACTACGTGAGCTACCCGAACAGCTCCCTGCCCCCGACGCTCGACCCGCAGACGGCCGAGGAGAAGCTCGGCTACCTCAAGACCTACGCCTGGACCGACCACCAGGACTGGTGCGGCAGCCCCGCCGGCTGCGGCGACCGCAAGACCGCGACCCGGCCCACCGGCGCCGGCTGGAGCCAGACCATCCGCTACAGCCGCGGTGACGGCACGTCCTGGATGACCGAGGGAGTCTCCGGACGGCTGTGGGCCTTCGCCGCGCTGGACGGCCGTATGGCGTACTGGTCGCGCAGCGGCCCGCAGGCCCTCTGGCAGGGCCCCGAGTTCCTGTCCGGCGACGGAATCGACTCCGGGGCGGCGGCCGTCCGCCTCTGGGACGGCCGGATCGGCGTGTTCGCCACCCGCACCACGCTCGGCGCGACGCCCCAGGAGTACGGCCGGGAGATCGTCTACGCCGTCCAGAGCACGGTCGACGGCGGCTTCGGGCCGTGGCGGTCGCTGGGCAGCCCGGACACCGTGGACAGGTCCGGCACCTCGGCGATCAGCGGGGCGTCCGTCGCCGTGGACCCCGAGGGCCGGATGACGGTGTACGTCCGGGACTCCCGCCGGACGCTGCGCGCCCGGGCGCAGGAGACCCCGGGCGGAGACTTCGGCGCGTGGCAGGCCCTGGGCGGCGCCGGCCTCCAGGGCGATCCGGTCACCGCGACCGACGCGTCGGGGCGGCGCCACGTGTACGCGGCCACCGCCGGCTCCGTGCTGGCCTGGGTCCAGCCGGCACCGGAGGCCCCGTTCGGCGACCCTGTCCCGACCGGGCTGCCCCAGACGACGGGCGCGCTCTCGGTGCGTCCCGAGGGCGACGGCGTCCGCCTGTTCTTCCGCCGGCCCGGTATCGGCACCGTCGCCACCAGCCTGGCCCGCGCCGACGGGCCCGCGCCGGAATTCTCCCCGGTCGCCGAGGCCGGCGGCCTGGGCGGCTACGGCGCCGTGGGCATCGCGGGCGACCTGCTCGCGGGCCGCGCGGGCGCGGGCACGGTCGGCGTGGCGGCCACCGACGGACCGCAGCCCTGGCAGGAGTCCCAGATGCTGTACACGGGAGCCCCGGCCGGTGTCGCCGAGGGGGCCGGTACCGCCGTCGCCGCGGCGCTCGGCCTGGACGCCGACCTGCACGTCATCACGACGGTCCCCGCAGGCGGCGCCACGGCGCCCGGCAGCCGGACCCCCGCCCCGTGGCACCGGGCCGTCCAGCCCTGGACGCTCGCACAGGCCGGCCGCCCGGGCACGACCGTCGCCGGGGGACAACCCCCTCGGTGA